Genomic segment of Mesotoga infera:
CATCATAGTTAAACCTTAAGGCCAGACCGCAAACTCTAGAATTCTTCAAATCCAACTCCTCTTCCCCTCAGTATTCTATCACGCGACCGGCTTTCTGGTAAAATCGGGATAATGCATGATTACGGCCATCTTGAGGAGTCTTAAGAGATGAGAGTAATTGACCTGAAGCTTTTCTGCCTGAGAAAGCTTATCTTCAGGATCATTTTCCCTTCGCTACTTCTTTAATCATTTGAAATGGAGTGTTAGTGATATCTGAGAGAGGTGTTGTAGGTGATGGAAGTTAAGAGGTTTTTATCTAGAGCTATGGATGAGAATTGCTACGTGGTGGAGGAAACGGACAGGGTGACCATTATCGATCCGGGATGGGGAGTTTCTTCTGAACTTCTCCCTTTTGTAGGAAGTAAGCAAGTGCGTATTCTGCTAACTCACGGTCACGCTGATCACATCTTTGATCTCGATAAAATAATCTCAGATGAGATCGTTATCCACGAGCTGGATAGAGATATGTTGATTGATCCAGAGAAAAGTCTTCTGAATATTTTCGGAAAAGAGGTGCTGCTACTGGAAGAAGCTAAGATATGGACACCCGAGATTCTTGATGGTCAGTGGAAGTGCTTGCATACTCCAGGGCACACAGAGGGTTCTTGCTGCTTCCTCTATGGCGAAAAGCAATTGTTTTCCGGAGATACGGTCTTTTCTAATTCCATTGGAAGAACCGATCTTCCAGGTGGAAATGAAATCGAAATGCAGAAAAGCATACAGCAACTCAGGCGACTTTTCAATGAACTTCCCTGTCTGCGGGTTTTCCCGGGCCACGGACCGGAAGCAACTGCACAAGTTATCTTGAGAGAAAACCCCTTCTTTAGGTAGGAAGCTCCTTCCTGAAATTCCTTTGCTTGAGCTGTTGAAGTTTCTTGTTATGCCTATTCCAGTAGTTCCTGTCAAAGAACCCAACATCTTCTTTCTCCTCTCTAAGTAGAGAAGTCATCTTCCTTGCAATATTCCAGCTCTTTTCGAAGGCTTGACTCGTAAGGACTTCTTCT
This window contains:
- a CDS encoding MBL fold metallo-hydrolase, translating into MDENCYVVEETDRVTIIDPGWGVSSELLPFVGSKQVRILLTHGHADHIFDLDKIISDEIVIHELDRDMLIDPEKSLLNIFGKEVLLLEEAKIWTPEILDGQWKCLHTPGHTEGSCCFLYGEKQLFSGDTVFSNSIGRTDLPGGNEIEMQKSIQQLRRLFNELPCLRVFPGHGPEATAQVILRENPFFR
- a CDS encoding dipeptidase, with amino-acid sequence EGINYWGNWEIFNRLALLRNSKAKELWKEYCLPLELDLLLHRGKMSEEVLTSQAFEKSWNIARKMTSLLREEKEDVGFFDRNYWNRHNKKLQQLKQRNFRKELPT